From the genome of Papaver somniferum cultivar HN1 chromosome 2, ASM357369v1, whole genome shotgun sequence, one region includes:
- the LOC113346647 gene encoding calmodulin-like protein 1 → MSKLSLLSFQYSLSKKLPPKTLSRWSSNNRQKSGLAPVFLPNVEEMRRVFQRFDTNKDGKISQGEYKNVLRALGKQNIESEVAMAFEVADTDGDGFIDFKEFMDVNKKGGGIKAMDIQNAFRAFDLDGNGKISAEELLEVLKRLGERCSLDTCRKMVRGVDTDGDGLIDMDEFTKMMTHTMKLLA, encoded by the coding sequence ATGTCAAAGTTAAGTCTCTTGAGTTTCCAATACAGCCTTTCAAAAAAACTCCCACCAAAAACATTGAGCAGGTGGAGTTCAAATAATAGGCAAAAATCAGGTCTAGCACCAGTTTTCCTCCCAAATGTTGAAGAAATGAGAAGGGTGTTTCAAAGATTTGATACTAACAAAGATGGTAAAATTTCACAAGGAGAATACAAAAATGTGTTAAGAGCTTTAGGAAAACAGAATATCGAGTCTGAAGTAGCTATGGCTTTCGAAGTTGCTGATACAGACGGAGATGGGTTTATTGATTTTAAGGAATTCATGGATGTTAATAAAAAAGGAGGGGGTATCAAAGCTATGGATATTCAGAATGCTTTTAGAGCTTTTGATTTAGATGGTAATGGCAAAATTAGTGCTGAAGAATTATTAGAAGTATTGAAAAGACTAGGGGAGAGATGTAGCTTAGACACATGTAGGAAAATGGTGAGAGGTGTTGATACTGATGGTGATGGTCTCATTGATATGGATGAATTCACTAAAATGATGACCCATACCATGAAGCTTCTAGCTTag
- the LOC113346646 gene encoding ATP-dependent RNA helicase eIF4A-like — MAIDSIDSPSSPSPPSSNFSQPRHFYLAVDRIQFKMETLVDLLGVAGRRSSLPVVLCCSSRDELDAVCSAISNLPNISLASLYSDLAEDERALILEKFRQGTSDWNRNITAHPGDDSENGNQDLKSSMIVVTDACLPLVASGESPISARLLINYELPTKKETYLRRMSTCLASDGIVINMVVGGEVVTLKNLEESSGLVIAEMPIHISEIL; from the exons ATGGCGATTGATTCCATCGACTCTCCATCATCTCCATCTCCACCTTCTTCTAATTTTAG tcAGCCACGCCATTTCTACTTAGCAGTTGATAGAATTCAATTCAAGATG GAAACATTGGTGGATCTGTTGGGAGTTGCAGGGAGACGGTCATCCTTGCCAGTGGTGCTTTGTTGCAGTTCTCGTGATGAACTCGACGCTGTTTGTTCAGCTATCAGTAATCTTCCTAACATTTCCCTGGCCTCTCTG TATAGTGACCTGGCTGAGGACGAACGTGCATTGATACTAGAGAAATTTCGTCAAGGAACAAGTGATTGGAATCGCAATATCACTGCTCATCCAGGCGACGATAGTGAAAATGGAAATCAAGACCTGAAATCGTCTATGATTGTTGTAACTGATGCCTGCCTGCCTCTTGTTGCTTCAGGAGAGTCACCTATTTCGGCACGTCTGCTAATAAACTACGAGTTGCCCACAAAGAAG GAAACGTATTTGAGGCGCATGTCGACTTGTTTGGCATCAG ATGGAATCGTGATCAACATGGTTGTGGGTGGTGAGGTGGTAACCTTGAAAAATCTTGAAGAAAGCAGCGGCCTTGTCATAGCTGAGATGCCCATACAT ATCTCTGAGATTTTATGA
- the LOC113346648 gene encoding protein CYPRO4-like: MGGTHSREDQELDSDESEREDSETEQQESDDDYEDVKSEHDRSSPSPSSGTKFKTPTSSGLDDIDAKLKALKLKYPASSQKNSVKLYHYVGAKWTISEKFIIYSFIKSNKNQENEEDDDDEEEEEDEYGEGKKGVWFLKVGSKVKTRVGAEMQLKEFGAQKRVDFVSNGVWALKFSNDEEYRSFVTKYSSCLFENTYGFESNDANKVKVYGKDFMGWAKPDFADDSMWEDADEDFGKSPNAALTPKRVHQDLMEEFEEVAHGGGIQSLALGALDNSFLVSDSGIQVVKNYNNRIQGTGVYVKFENEGNSRIRSNLGFSTPKKALLMKAETNMLLMSPITEGGKSHSKGLHQLDIETGRIVSEWKFEKDGADISMRDITNDSKGAQLDPSESTFLGLDDNRLCRWDMRDRRGIVQDLTSASTPVLNWTQGHQFSRGTNFQCFATTGDGSIVVGSLDGKIRLYSTTSMRQAKTAFPGLGSPITHVDVTFDGKWILGTTDTYLILICTLYTDKDGKTKTGFAGRMGNKISAPRLLKLNPLDSHRAGANSKFHGGQFSWVTENGKQERHLVATVGKFSVIWNFQQVKNSSHECYQQQEGLKSCYCYEVVLKEESIVESRFMHDKFAAVTDSPEAPLVVATPMKVSSFSVSSKRLHL, from the exons ATGGGAGGTACTCACAGTCGAGAAGATCAAGAACTCGATTCAGATGAATCAGAACGAGAAGATTCAGAGACTGAACAACAAGAATCAGATGATGATTACGAAGATGTTAAATCAGAACATGATAGATCTTCGCCATCGCCTTCTTCAGGTACTAAATTCAAAACCCCAACATCTTCTGGTCTTGATGATATAGATGCGAAACTTAAAGCCCTAAAACTTAAATACCCAGCATCGTCTCAAAAGAATTCAGTTAAGCTTTATCATTATGTTGGTGCTAAATGGACCATTTCTGAGAAATTTATTATTTACTCCTTCATCAAATCAAACAAGAatcaagaaaatgaagaagatgatgatgatgaggaggaggaagaagatgaatatggtgagGGTAAAAAGGGTGTTTGGTTTTTGAAAGTTGGGAGTAAAGTCAAAACTAGGGTTGGGGCTGAAATGCAGTTAAAAGAATTTGGTGCTCAGAAGAGAGTTGATTTTGTAAGTAATGGTGTTTGGGCTTTGAAATTCTCAAATGATGAAGAGTATAGAAGTTTTGTGACAAAGTATTCTAGTTGTTTGTTTGAGAATACTTATGGATTTGAATCTAATGATGCTAATAAGGTCAAGGTTTATGGAAAAGATTTTATGGGATGGGCTAAGCCTGATTTTGCTGATGACTCTATGTGGGAAGATGCTGATGAGGATTTTGGTAAAAGTCCTAATGCAGCCTTGACGCCTAAAAGGGTTCATCAGGATTTGATGGAAGAGTTTGAGGAAGTGGCACATGGTGGTGGGATTCAGAGTTTGGCATTGGGTGCTTTGGATAATAGTTTCTTGGTGAGTGACTCGGGGATTCAGGTTGTTAAAAATTATAATAATAGAATCCAAGGTACAGGTGTGTATGTAAAGTTTGAGAATGAAGGGAATTCGAGGATTCGTTCGAATTTAGGGTTTTCTACACCGAAGAAGGCCTTGTTAATGAAGGCTGAGACTAATATGCTTCTTATGAGTCCGATTACTGAAGGAGGTAAGAGCCATTCTAAAGGTCTTCACCAGCTCGATATTGAAACAGGAAGGATCGTTTCAGAATGGAAGTTTGAGAAGGACGGAGCTGATATTAGCATGAGAGATATTACAAATGACAGTAAGGGAGCTCAATTGGATCCTTCAGAGTCAACGTTTTTGGGTTTGGATGATAATAGGCTTTGTCGGTGGGATATGCGTGACAGAAGGGGGATAGTTCAGGATCTCACAAGCGCAAGTACACCTGTTTTAAATTGGACCCAAGGACATCAGTTCTCTAGAGGAACAAATTTTCAGTGTTTTGCCACAACTGGTGATGGTTCAATTGTCGTAGGGTCTCTTGATGGGAAGATTCGATTGTATTCAACTACTTCTATGAGACAAGCAAAGACTGCTTTTCCAGGTCTTGGATCACCCATCACTCACGTTGATGTTACGTTCGATGGGAAGTGGATATTGGGCACAACCGATACTTATCTGATCCTTATTTGCACCCTTTACACAGACAAAGATGGAAAGACTAAAACTGGTTTTGCTGGGCGTATGGGAAACAAGATTTCCGCTCCAAGATTATTGAAGCTGAATCCCTTAGATTCACATCGTGCTGGGGCAAACAGCAAGTTCCATGGTGGGCAATTTTCGTGG GTAACAGAGAATGGAAAACAAGAGCGCCACCTTGTTGCCACAGTGGGTAAGTTCAGTGTCATATGGAACTTCCAGCAGGTGAAGAATAGCAGCCACGAGTGTTACCAGCAACAAGAGGGTTTGAAAAGCTGCTATTGCTACGAGGTTGTCTTGAAAGAAGAATCAATTGTTGAAAGCCGATTTATGCATGACAAGTTTGCAGCAGTTACAGATTCGCCTGAGGCTCCACTCGTAGTTGCAACACCAATGAAAGTCAGCTCATTCAGTGTATCGAGCAAGCGGCTCCACTTGTAG